A stretch of the Sulfurimonas sp. HSL-1656 genome encodes the following:
- a CDS encoding BatD family protein — protein sequence MSFRGKALGLLVAVSTLSGYELTVDSSSRQLYQGEPLRLVYRFAHAASDKGIDFRFAAPELAHFQVLQSHAEERHEAGADIWEKSYVIAPMQGGELSTGRAAMNVAERTYTQDAWGQWMPSVAWQQHLFEPVTLFANPVPGGVQAVGAFALQAVVDRNVTDSGQPVRLTLSLSGCGNLETAEPLRMAIAGVSVFEEGHTQNAAWEEGCYSNELNRTFALVGEQDFTIPSVSFRSFDPATQRIVTASSLPIPVHVRAAAEPRVKKKNMKEETMTIWSLAAGGVAGFVLGVALTLFAVRRRSKEERVRFDSLRTALVALFGYLDDPDAKKSAEALERHLYEGADAPDPKGIATLLGRLKQGKRKAD from the coding sequence ATGTCGTTCCGTGGTAAGGCGCTTGGGCTACTGGTGGCCGTCAGTACGCTTTCGGGGTATGAACTGACGGTCGACAGCTCCTCCCGCCAGCTCTACCAGGGCGAACCGCTGCGGCTCGTCTACCGTTTCGCGCATGCCGCGTCGGACAAGGGGATCGACTTCCGTTTCGCGGCACCGGAACTGGCGCATTTCCAGGTCCTGCAGAGTCACGCGGAAGAGCGGCACGAAGCGGGGGCGGATATCTGGGAAAAGAGCTACGTCATCGCCCCGATGCAGGGCGGCGAGCTCTCGACCGGCAGGGCGGCGATGAACGTCGCCGAACGTACCTATACACAGGATGCGTGGGGGCAGTGGATGCCTTCGGTCGCATGGCAGCAGCACCTCTTCGAACCCGTGACGCTTTTTGCCAACCCCGTTCCCGGAGGGGTGCAGGCGGTCGGCGCTTTTGCGTTGCAGGCCGTCGTCGACCGCAATGTGACCGACAGCGGGCAGCCGGTCCGCCTGACCCTGTCGCTCTCGGGGTGCGGGAACCTGGAGACGGCGGAACCGCTGCGGATGGCGATTGCCGGCGTAAGCGTTTTCGAGGAGGGACATACGCAAAACGCCGCGTGGGAGGAGGGGTGCTACAGCAATGAACTCAACCGGACCTTCGCCCTCGTCGGCGAACAGGATTTTACGATCCCCTCGGTGAGCTTCCGCAGTTTCGACCCGGCGACGCAGCGCATCGTCACGGCGTCGTCGCTGCCGATCCCGGTCCATGTCCGCGCCGCGGCGGAACCCAGGGTAAAGAAGAAAAATATGAAGGAGGAGACGATGACGATATGGAGTCTGGCGGCAGGGGGCGTCGCCGGTTTCGTCCTCGGTGTCGCACTGACGCTGTTTGCTGTGCGCCGCAGAAGCAAAGAGGAACGGGTCCGTTTCGATTCGCTCCGAACGGCGCTGGTCGCACTTTTTGGCTACCTGGACGACCCCGATGCGAAAAAGAGTGCGGAAGCGCTGGAACGGCATCTTTACGAAGGGGCGGATGCCCCGGACCCCAAGGGGATCGCTACGCTGCTCGGCCGGTTGAAACAGGGGAAGCGGAAAGCGGATTGA
- the ggpS gene encoding glucosylglycerol-phosphate synthase — translation MLATDLDGTFLESANKADDPLYRYLHDNPNIILVFNSGRNIELILPLLDDMSIPTPHYIIGDVGASVLDGTNLEPVQPLQHNISKRWYKALDSIADLRDRLETLERQDQPQERRLSYYVTSSTIPRELVDELSTRECDVLHSNEIYLDILPKGTSKGSTLEALVDHLGVPKERVIVAGDTLNDLSMYQHGFKGVVLNNAETPLKEAASQIEHAYFSKAPGTHGILEAMHHFGIAEAEHIANLPAPTYGDANLVMVYHRLPFQEVEEAGKIVHKKHTSPNGILPTLLGFFANGEKGSWVAWSKCESRTPEDFEKYVEVDKEQYEHLRVCRVPLTAYDVKIFYEVFSKEAFWLLLHSFHEKAVFNHDHWKHFCDVNRIFAENTAAEAAEGAVVWIHDYNLWMVPGYLRQLRPDVKIAFYHHTPFPSADIFNMLPWRRDIINSLLQCDYVGFHIPQYVDNFVNTVRSNTQIEVNSRKNAAPLFKTYGCAIGVDDYADSFTTELNTVRLGAHPVGINCGYIEQLAASDHVQTLYHKIRDEIGDNKLIVSIERTDYTKGPVDKLKAYEQFLETHPEMRGKINLFMVCTPPAKGMAIYEEITQDIAYHVGLINGRFGSYKWTPIHYVNRVIPFEDVIAYNCAADIGWVTPLRDGLNLVAKEYVAAQHAIGGNGALVLSEFAGAAVELHGAFLANPYDRVDMSNTLMQALEAPEKERASRLQRMSNIIHRYDVNAWGQDFLSSVTESD, via the coding sequence ATTCTCGCCACGGATCTCGACGGAACGTTTCTCGAAAGCGCCAACAAAGCAGACGATCCGCTTTACCGCTACTTGCACGACAATCCGAACATCATTCTTGTTTTCAACTCCGGGAGGAATATCGAACTGATCCTGCCGCTTTTGGATGATATGTCCATTCCAACCCCCCACTACATCATCGGCGACGTCGGCGCCTCCGTGCTTGACGGTACGAACCTCGAACCGGTGCAGCCGCTACAGCACAATATCTCGAAGCGGTGGTACAAGGCCCTCGACTCCATCGCGGACCTCCGCGACCGTCTCGAGACGCTCGAACGCCAGGACCAGCCCCAGGAGCGCCGCCTCTCCTACTACGTCACGAGCAGCACCATCCCCAGGGAGCTCGTCGACGAACTCAGCACCCGCGAGTGCGACGTCCTGCACTCCAACGAGATCTACCTCGACATCCTGCCCAAGGGCACCAGCAAAGGTTCCACCCTTGAAGCGCTGGTCGACCATCTGGGGGTGCCCAAAGAGCGGGTCATCGTCGCCGGGGACACCCTCAACGACCTCAGCATGTACCAGCACGGCTTCAAAGGCGTCGTGCTGAACAACGCCGAAACCCCGCTCAAAGAGGCGGCCAGCCAGATCGAACACGCCTATTTCTCCAAGGCCCCGGGGACCCACGGCATCCTCGAAGCGATGCACCATTTCGGCATCGCCGAAGCGGAGCATATCGCCAACCTCCCGGCCCCGACTTACGGCGACGCGAACCTCGTCATGGTCTACCACCGCCTCCCGTTCCAGGAGGTCGAAGAAGCGGGGAAGATCGTCCACAAAAAACACACCAGTCCCAACGGCATCCTCCCCACCCTGCTGGGCTTCTTCGCCAACGGCGAAAAGGGCTCCTGGGTCGCCTGGTCCAAGTGTGAAAGCCGCACCCCGGAGGATTTTGAAAAGTATGTCGAGGTGGACAAGGAGCAGTACGAGCACCTCCGGGTCTGCCGCGTCCCGCTGACGGCCTATGACGTCAAGATATTCTACGAGGTCTTCTCCAAAGAGGCGTTCTGGCTTCTGCTGCACTCTTTCCACGAAAAGGCCGTCTTCAACCACGACCACTGGAAACACTTCTGCGATGTCAATCGCATCTTTGCGGAGAACACGGCGGCCGAAGCGGCCGAAGGCGCCGTCGTCTGGATCCATGACTACAACCTCTGGATGGTCCCGGGCTACCTGCGGCAGCTACGCCCCGACGTCAAAATCGCCTTTTACCACCATACGCCTTTCCCGTCGGCGGATATTTTCAATATGCTCCCCTGGCGGCGCGACATCATCAACTCGCTGCTGCAGTGCGACTATGTCGGCTTCCATATTCCCCAGTACGTCGACAACTTCGTCAATACGGTCCGTTCCAACACCCAGATCGAAGTCAACTCCCGCAAAAATGCCGCGCCACTGTTCAAAACCTACGGCTGCGCGATCGGCGTCGATGATTATGCCGACTCTTTCACGACCGAGCTCAATACCGTCCGCCTCGGCGCACACCCCGTCGGCATCAACTGCGGTTATATCGAACAGCTTGCGGCCAGCGACCATGTGCAGACGCTCTACCACAAGATCCGCGACGAGATCGGCGACAACAAGCTGATCGTCTCCATTGAACGCACGGACTATACCAAGGGGCCGGTGGACAAGCTCAAAGCCTACGAGCAGTTCCTGGAGACCCATCCCGAAATGCGCGGCAAGATCAACCTCTTCATGGTCTGTACCCCGCCGGCCAAGGGGATGGCGATCTACGAAGAGATCACCCAGGATATTGCCTACCACGTCGGCCTCATCAACGGCCGCTTCGGCTCGTACAAATGGACCCCGATCCACTACGTCAACCGCGTCATCCCCTTCGAGGACGTCATCGCCTACAACTGCGCCGCGGACATCGGCTGGGTGACGCCGCTGCGCGACGGCCTGAACCTCGTCGCCAAAGAGTACGTCGCCGCCCAGCACGCCATCGGCGGCAATGGTGCGCTGGTGCTCTCCGAATTCGCCGGGGCCGCCGTGGAACTGCACGGCGCTTTCCTCGCCAACCCCTACGACAGGGTCGACATGAGCAATACCCTTATGCAGGCCCTCGAAGCCCCGGAAAAAGAACGGGCCTCGCGGCTGCAGCGCATGTCGAACATCATCCACCGTTACGATGTCAACGCCTGGGGGCAGGACTTCCTCTCCAGCGTCACGGAGAGTGACTAA
- a CDS encoding VWA domain-containing protein: protein MTFLHPEFFYLMLPPVLVLFYFILTQKEPAAELFSGPVFERLRVNEKRLSLRQRNLIYLAVFVLLIAAMSQPVITEATAVVKSPHTALTVAVDISASMQTEDVYPSRAAVAKAKLLALVARAKRERIGVLAFGRDVYAVVPPTADKSALTELLEDFAPDTYAEKGTDIMALLAAAKGVMSNPGRKNLLLLTDGGDGRNFSEAVAYAKAQKLHIYILGIGTAEGGVLQQEGKPVMQGGEPVRTVLNPSLRSLAESTGGLYVEMTMGSRDVAALLSELRRHAEGGEAGTKEIRRYGQLYILPLGVALFLLLLANASMSRRERVAVPPALLLGVLLFGHTATLRAEPFDYELLESAKGFYEEGDYARAARAFYRYGVHNGNDPQAMYDSAHALYRAGKYDAAAALWERIRSKDRMLQFSTLHNLGNARAMLGGRENLEAAIKVYQKALYLQNDPQTRENMAIVRGRLMRLVQAERRRTAAAATEAGGEHNASDASSPANGGQNASAQKETSEGEAARPSEASGEAKTAAMSDYEAAMWRQSLQRQSRTHLYKITPDRTGGGDHVVPW from the coding sequence ATGACCTTTCTCCACCCCGAGTTCTTTTACCTTATGCTGCCGCCGGTTCTGGTGCTCTTCTACTTTATCCTGACCCAGAAGGAGCCGGCGGCGGAGCTCTTTTCCGGCCCCGTTTTCGAACGGCTGCGGGTGAACGAAAAGCGTCTCAGCCTCCGCCAGCGCAACCTGATCTACCTGGCCGTTTTCGTCCTGCTGATCGCGGCGATGTCCCAGCCCGTCATTACCGAAGCGACGGCCGTCGTCAAGAGCCCGCACACTGCGCTGACGGTCGCCGTCGACATCTCGGCCTCCATGCAGACGGAGGATGTCTACCCCTCCCGCGCCGCCGTCGCGAAGGCCAAGCTGCTTGCACTGGTCGCTCGGGCCAAGCGGGAACGCATCGGGGTACTCGCTTTCGGGCGGGATGTCTATGCCGTGGTGCCGCCCACGGCGGACAAAAGCGCGCTGACGGAGCTACTGGAAGATTTCGCACCCGATACCTACGCCGAGAAGGGGACCGATATCATGGCACTGCTGGCCGCGGCGAAGGGGGTGATGAGCAATCCGGGGCGCAAAAATCTGCTGCTGCTGACCGACGGGGGCGACGGACGCAATTTCTCCGAGGCGGTCGCCTATGCCAAAGCACAGAAGCTCCACATTTATATCCTCGGGATCGGAACGGCCGAAGGGGGCGTACTGCAGCAGGAAGGAAAACCCGTCATGCAGGGGGGAGAACCGGTAAGGACGGTACTGAATCCTTCTTTGCGCTCTCTGGCCGAATCCACCGGCGGTCTCTATGTCGAGATGACGATGGGCTCCCGTGACGTCGCGGCCCTGCTCTCCGAGCTGCGCCGCCATGCCGAAGGGGGCGAAGCGGGGACAAAGGAGATCCGCCGGTACGGCCAGCTCTACATCCTGCCGCTGGGAGTGGCGCTCTTTTTACTGCTGCTGGCCAATGCCTCCATGAGCCGCCGCGAACGGGTGGCCGTCCCTCCCGCACTGCTGCTGGGCGTGCTGCTGTTCGGGCATACCGCCACGCTGCGGGCGGAGCCTTTCGACTATGAACTGCTCGAATCCGCGAAAGGGTTTTATGAAGAGGGGGATTATGCACGGGCCGCGCGCGCCTTTTACCGTTACGGCGTCCATAACGGCAATGACCCCCAGGCGATGTACGACAGCGCACACGCCCTTTACCGTGCCGGAAAATACGATGCGGCGGCCGCACTGTGGGAACGTATCCGCAGCAAGGATCGGATGCTGCAGTTTTCGACGTTGCACAATCTGGGCAATGCGAGGGCGATGCTGGGGGGCAGGGAGAACCTCGAAGCCGCCATCAAGGTATACCAGAAGGCGCTCTACCTCCAAAACGACCCGCAGACGCGCGAAAACATGGCCATTGTCCGCGGACGCTTGATGCGGCTGGTGCAGGCGGAGCGCCGCCGAACGGCTGCGGCGGCGACTGAAGCGGGAGGGGAGCATAACGCTTCGGACGCATCGTCTCCGGCGAACGGGGGGCAGAATGCTTCCGCACAGAAGGAGACTTCCGAGGGGGAGGCGGCGAGGCCTTCGGAAGCCTCCGGCGAAGCGAAAACGGCCGCGATGAGCGATTACGAGGCGGCCATGTGGCGGCAGTCGCTGCAGCGGCAGAGCCGGACACACCTCTACAAGATCACGCCGGATCGCACAGGGGGAGGCGACCATGTCGTTCCGTGGTAA
- a CDS encoding SPFH domain-containing protein, protein MVSLYLIGVFAIVIIITLYKGIKVVPQGEEWIIERLGKFYRTLTPGLNLIIPYIDSVRERMTTRDIILDVPQQEVITMDNAVILTNAIAFIRVTRPSDAVYGVEDFRMAIVNLVMTTLRSIIGEMKLDEALSNRDMIKARLKEQIIDDVADWGVTVKSVEIQDISPSPSMQKAMEQQAAAERERRAVVTKADGNKNAMILEAEGKLEAAKLEAQAQVALAQASAEAIARISESIQEKELPAMFLLGDRYIAALEKLGESQNGKFVVYPADVQQAIKGMLGSVFK, encoded by the coding sequence ATGGTTTCACTCTACCTTATCGGCGTCTTTGCCATCGTCATCATCATCACCCTCTACAAGGGGATCAAGGTCGTCCCGCAGGGCGAGGAGTGGATCATCGAACGGCTGGGCAAGTTCTACCGGACCCTCACCCCGGGGCTCAACCTCATTATCCCCTACATCGACAGTGTACGCGAGCGGATGACGACAAGGGATATCATCCTAGACGTCCCGCAGCAGGAGGTCATCACGATGGATAACGCCGTCATCCTCACCAACGCCATCGCCTTTATCCGTGTCACGCGCCCCTCGGATGCGGTCTACGGGGTCGAGGATTTCCGCATGGCCATTGTCAATCTCGTCATGACGACGCTGCGTTCCATTATAGGGGAGATGAAGCTGGACGAGGCGCTCTCCAACCGCGACATGATCAAGGCGCGCCTCAAAGAGCAGATCATCGACGACGTCGCCGACTGGGGCGTGACCGTCAAGTCCGTCGAGATTCAGGACATCAGCCCCAGCCCCTCCATGCAAAAAGCGATGGAGCAGCAGGCCGCCGCCGAGCGTGAACGCCGTGCTGTCGTCACCAAGGCCGACGGGAACAAGAACGCCATGATCCTGGAAGCCGAAGGGAAACTCGAAGCGGCCAAGCTCGAAGCCCAGGCCCAGGTGGCGCTGGCACAGGCCTCGGCCGAAGCGATCGCCCGCATCTCCGAATCCATCCAGGAGAAGGAGCTCCCCGCCATGTTCCTGCTCGGCGACCGCTATATCGCCGCGCTGGAGAAACTGGGCGAAAGCCAGAACGGCAAGTTTGTTGTCTACCCGGCCGACGTGCAGCAGGCGATCAAGGGGATGCTCGGCAGCGTATTCAAATAA
- a CDS encoding NfeD family protein — protein MLDWLNANVEWWHWVILGMVLIGLETMALTFLLLGIGVAAILTGTLAYLLDLSFSAELLIWSILSTLFIVGWWRFIRQRTVSESGQPNYRVDTKGTVTEGIEPPQRGKVLFDIPVLGNREWPAFADEPITVGTKVRIVDVSGQLIKVTPLKEN, from the coding sequence ATGCTCGATTGGTTGAACGCAAACGTAGAATGGTGGCACTGGGTGATCCTTGGAATGGTGCTGATCGGCCTGGAGACGATGGCCCTCACCTTCCTGCTGCTGGGAATCGGCGTCGCCGCGATCCTGACGGGGACGCTCGCTTATCTCCTTGATCTCTCCTTCTCCGCCGAACTGCTGATCTGGTCGATCCTCTCCACCCTATTCATCGTAGGGTGGTGGCGTTTCATCCGTCAGCGTACGGTGTCGGAGAGCGGTCAGCCCAATTACAGGGTCGACACAAAGGGGACTGTCACCGAGGGGATCGAACCGCCGCAGCGCGGCAAAGTACTTTTTGACATCCCCGTGCTGGGCAACCGCGAATGGCCTGCATTCGCCGACGAGCCGATTACCGTCGGCACCAAGGTGCGTATTGTCGACGTCAGCGGCCAGCTGATCAAAGTGACCCCCCTGAAGGAGAACTAA